In the Gossypium arboreum isolate Shixiya-1 chromosome 10, ASM2569848v2, whole genome shotgun sequence genome, one interval contains:
- the LOC108488227 gene encoding uncharacterized protein LOC108488227, translated as MICSSFILSNLGRDMFTIKTGNHSSHPQHDLCHRSTPLFYVRNLCGHSGFGPRFSCSQECNFRVHEECCTNFTYHTAFNFPSFLAGSNFVISRDPPQNLPCTACQLPIEGRYYQCNNRRTNLHLLCVRLPTTLTISGMQTTVRNRCNVRCSYRSCPNINGGWSYVSHNGTNYHVACWKAMMLRPDNEPQIYKPQAFWNKIPRSIFDRNN; from the coding sequence ATGATATGCAGTTCTTTTATATTGTCAAACCTTGGGAGAGACATGTTCACAATCAAAACAGGAAACCATTCTAGTCACCCGCAGCATGATCTTTGTCACAGATCTACTCCCCTTTTCTATGTCCGCAATCTTTGCGGGCATTCCGGGTTCGGACCGCGGTTCTCGTGTTCACAGGAATGCAATTTCAGGGTCCACGAAGAATGTTGCACCAATTTTACTTACCATACTGCTTTCAATTTCCCCTCTTTTCTAGCTGGCTCTAACTTCGTCATTTCCAGAGATCCTCCCCAAAATCTACCATGCACTGCCTGTCAGTTGCCCATAGAAGGTCGATattatcaatgcaataacaggAGAACCAATTTACATCTTCTTTGTGTAAGGCTTCCGACCACCCTAACCATAAGTGGGATGCAAACGACAGTTAGAAACCGTTGCAACGTTAGATGCTCGTACCGATCGTGTCCAAATATAAATGGTGGCTGGTCCTATGTCTCCCATAATGGTACCAATTATCATGTGGCTTGTTGGAAAGCTATGATGCTGAGGCCCGATAACGAACCTCAGATATATAAACCCCAGGCATTTTGGAACAAAATCCCTCGGTCTATCTTCGATCGAAACAATTGA